The following are encoded together in the Gemmatimonadota bacterium genome:
- a CDS encoding DUF839 domain-containing protein yields MLRRTSSLLFASSLLVAAGCNADRGTALPIDDVTPLAGQLAASGAGFITSQPAQAEVLVPGAEMWPIISVGDPIPGTNDTWAPLPDGLGAYFEKGVLNLYTAHEISNSGVRSTNGGPTIAYARVSKLAIDPRTRSVLGGSYVEDGSSQLQRLCSATWVDGAEGMPTGYFMAGEETLGTPNGSVVTAWDKQGNKTPLPHLGAFAHENQIIVPGFKNKVVGVGLDDAGGQSELYLYVADSEQGFIQGTGKLYVFKTDVKSTAGTPLHSGNMVDGQRIPGYFVEVTDPADLSTPPAQRAANLQKKVDALGAMPFVRIEDGDYDKNSPNTPAIYFVDTGNSSVRGRTQVGADCFGVCDLAGSLYRLQFERNDPTRAALILMERSKGAASGWASPDNIATTQRSIMIQEDPAYAGFDGSRPPAIWNLKLVNDGKQAINPRKVVQATQETLIPGPGGKCVDAQGLCWEVTGIISTEKWMGQGSWLFAVQAHTLPFSVTTNGVTSQYPGENGQLLFLRVPGS; encoded by the coding sequence ATGCTGCGCAGGACCTCCTCTCTTCTGTTCGCCAGTTCACTCCTGGTCGCCGCCGGGTGCAACGCCGACCGCGGCACCGCGCTCCCGATCGATGACGTGACCCCGTTGGCGGGGCAGCTCGCGGCCTCCGGCGCGGGCTTCATCACGTCGCAGCCGGCCCAGGCCGAGGTGCTCGTCCCCGGCGCCGAGATGTGGCCGATCATCAGCGTGGGCGACCCGATTCCCGGGACCAACGACACCTGGGCGCCGCTCCCCGATGGACTCGGGGCGTACTTTGAGAAGGGCGTGTTGAACCTGTACACGGCGCACGAGATCTCCAACTCGGGGGTGCGCTCCACCAACGGCGGCCCGACGATCGCCTACGCACGCGTCTCGAAGCTGGCGATCGACCCGCGCACGCGTTCGGTACTCGGCGGCTCGTATGTGGAGGATGGCAGCTCGCAGCTGCAGCGCCTCTGCTCGGCCACGTGGGTCGATGGCGCGGAAGGGATGCCGACCGGCTACTTCATGGCCGGCGAGGAGACGCTCGGGACGCCTAACGGCTCGGTCGTGACCGCCTGGGACAAGCAGGGGAACAAGACGCCGCTCCCGCACCTCGGCGCCTTTGCCCACGAAAACCAGATCATCGTCCCCGGCTTCAAGAACAAGGTGGTGGGGGTCGGGCTCGACGACGCCGGCGGCCAGTCCGAGCTGTACCTGTACGTGGCCGACAGCGAGCAGGGCTTCATCCAGGGGACGGGGAAGCTCTACGTCTTCAAGACGGACGTGAAGTCGACGGCCGGGACGCCGCTGCACAGCGGCAACATGGTGGACGGGCAGCGGATTCCTGGGTACTTCGTCGAGGTGACCGACCCGGCCGACCTGTCGACGCCGCCCGCGCAGCGCGCGGCCAACTTGCAGAAGAAGGTCGACGCGTTAGGCGCGATGCCGTTCGTGCGCATCGAGGACGGCGACTACGACAAGAACTCGCCCAACACCCCGGCGATCTACTTCGTGGATACGGGGAACTCGTCGGTTCGCGGCCGCACACAGGTTGGCGCCGACTGCTTCGGCGTGTGCGACCTGGCCGGCTCGCTGTACCGCCTGCAGTTCGAGCGCAACGACCCCACGCGCGCCGCACTGATCCTGATGGAGCGCTCGAAGGGAGCCGCCAGCGGGTGGGCTTCGCCGGACAACATCGCCACGACGCAGCGCAGCATCATGATCCAGGAAGACCCGGCATACGCGGGCTTCGACGGGTCGCGTCCGCCGGCCATCTGGAACCTGAAGCTCGTCAACGACGGGAAGCAGGCGATCAATCCGCGCAAGGTGGTGCAGGCGACGCAGGAGACGCTGATCCCGGGCCCCGGCGGCAAGTGCGTCGATGCGCAGGGGTTGTGCTGGGAGGTGACCGGCATCATCAGCACGGAGAAGTGGATGGGACAGGGCTCCTGGCTCTTCGCGGTGCAGGCGCACACGCTCCCGTTCTCGGTGACGACGAACGGGGTGACGAGCCAGTACCCGGGCGAGAACGGGCAGCTGCTCTTCCTGCGCGTGCCGGGGAGCTGA
- a CDS encoding response regulator transcription factor has protein sequence MTGTPRFLVVDDERQIRRAVAHVLEPLNGTVSEAATGREALTLAAAESPALVVLDLGLPDMDGIDVCRELRTWSDTPILILTARHDDQATIAALDAGADDYVTKPFSPPALQARVRALLRRALRSNGSEQGRTVIEAGALRIDLAARTVDRGGERVHLTPTEFDLLATLASNAGRVLTHGFLFTTVWKGRVFGDAQAHLRVHVAHLRRKLEDDPVRPRHLQTELGVGYRFVTD, from the coding sequence ATGACCGGCACACCACGCTTTCTCGTCGTCGACGACGAGCGCCAGATCAGGCGCGCGGTGGCGCACGTGCTGGAGCCGCTCAACGGCACGGTGAGCGAAGCGGCGACCGGGCGCGAGGCGCTGACGCTTGCTGCGGCCGAGTCACCCGCGCTGGTCGTGCTCGACCTCGGGCTTCCCGACATGGACGGGATCGACGTGTGTCGCGAACTGCGCACGTGGAGCGACACGCCGATCCTGATCCTCACGGCGCGGCACGACGACCAGGCGACGATCGCGGCGCTCGATGCGGGGGCGGATGACTATGTCACCAAGCCCTTTTCGCCCCCGGCGCTGCAGGCGCGCGTGCGGGCGCTGCTGCGGCGCGCGTTACGCTCCAACGGGTCGGAACAGGGGCGCACGGTGATCGAGGCCGGCGCCCTGCGCATCGACCTCGCGGCGCGCACCGTGGATCGGGGCGGCGAGCGCGTGCACCTCACGCCGACGGAATTCGACCTCCTGGCCACGCTCGCCTCGAACGCCGGTCGCGTCCTGACGCACGGATTCCTGTTCACGACGGTGTGGAAGGGACGGGTCTTTGGCGACGCACAGGCGCACCTGCGCGTGCACGTGGCGCACCTGCGCCGCAAGCTGGAGGACGACCCGGTGCGGCCGCGGCACCTGCAGACGGAGCTCGGGGTGGGATATCGCTTCGTGACCGACTGA
- a CDS encoding DUF4118 domain-containing protein: MRRVRPYVWPLLLAVVIAALIPFRERLEDSHITLALLLVVLVAAADGGRGVGLFSAALAFLGFNWFFLPPYGTLVIADPLDWFVLLAFLGTSVVASHLFHQVQREADEARERTAEMTTLATLGAEAMTAPRAEGALRMVAHTTREALGVQACRVHVLRDGDGRATGTLESATATAELPSSATFPAGEGATDVEPVWLALDRGARVAVLDGGVVRVIASEASSLREALQGERALRLLIPLRAGARSMGVLDVEDAGGLALTDPRERLLAALAYYAALGVERARNERTTERLEAMHEAERMRTAVLASVSHDLRTPLTTIKALAHELGSLGDERSEVIEQEADRLNAFVADMLDMSRLASGRFPMEPTIVPVDELVSAVLQQVEGSFGARPIRVQLPSDDAFPLARFDLTHSARILVNLLENARKYAPGETPVDLTVQRDGAMMRISVADRGPGVPPDERERIFDALYRPAAARPDVGSAGLGLAIARGLAESQGGTLTYAERDGGGSVFTLSLPAAELSDIDAGHGGGA, from the coding sequence GTGCGACGCGTTCGTCCGTACGTGTGGCCGTTGCTGCTCGCGGTGGTCATCGCCGCGCTGATCCCCTTCCGCGAGCGGCTCGAGGATTCGCACATCACGCTCGCGCTCCTGCTGGTGGTCCTGGTCGCCGCCGCCGATGGTGGGCGCGGCGTGGGGCTGTTCTCGGCGGCACTCGCCTTCCTCGGCTTCAACTGGTTCTTCCTCCCGCCGTACGGGACGCTGGTCATCGCGGACCCGCTCGACTGGTTCGTCCTGCTCGCCTTCCTCGGGACGAGCGTGGTGGCGTCGCACCTCTTCCATCAGGTACAACGGGAGGCCGACGAGGCGCGCGAGCGAACCGCGGAGATGACGACGTTGGCCACGCTCGGCGCCGAGGCGATGACGGCGCCGCGCGCCGAGGGGGCGCTGCGCATGGTGGCGCACACGACGCGTGAGGCGCTGGGAGTGCAGGCGTGCCGGGTGCATGTGCTGCGCGATGGCGATGGCCGCGCGACCGGTACGCTGGAGTCGGCGACGGCGACCGCGGAGCTACCGTCATCCGCGACGTTCCCCGCGGGGGAGGGTGCCACGGATGTCGAGCCAGTGTGGCTCGCGCTCGACCGCGGCGCGCGCGTGGCGGTGCTGGACGGCGGGGTGGTGCGCGTGATCGCCAGTGAGGCGTCGTCGCTGCGCGAGGCGCTGCAGGGAGAACGGGCGCTGCGACTCCTCATCCCGCTGCGCGCCGGGGCGCGCTCGATGGGGGTGCTCGACGTGGAGGATGCTGGCGGACTCGCGCTGACCGATCCGCGGGAGCGTTTGCTGGCCGCGCTGGCGTACTACGCGGCGTTAGGCGTGGAGCGCGCGCGGAACGAACGGACGACCGAGCGGCTGGAAGCCATGCACGAGGCAGAGCGCATGCGCACGGCGGTGCTGGCGTCGGTGTCGCACGACCTGCGCACCCCGCTCACGACGATCAAGGCGCTGGCGCACGAACTGGGATCGCTGGGCGACGAGCGCTCCGAGGTGATCGAGCAGGAGGCGGATCGGCTCAACGCTTTCGTGGCCGACATGCTCGACATGTCGCGACTGGCGAGCGGACGCTTTCCGATGGAGCCGACGATTGTCCCGGTCGATGAGCTGGTGAGCGCCGTGTTGCAGCAGGTGGAAGGGAGCTTTGGCGCCCGGCCGATCCGCGTGCAGCTGCCGAGCGACGACGCCTTTCCGCTGGCGCGCTTCGACCTGACGCACTCGGCGCGCATCCTGGTGAACCTGCTGGAAAACGCCCGCAAGTATGCGCCGGGTGAGACACCGGTCGACCTGACGGTGCAGCGCGACGGGGCGATGATGCGCATCTCCGTTGCCGATCGCGGCCCGGGCGTCCCGCCTGACGAGCGCGAGCGGATCTTCGACGCTCTGTATCGCCCTGCGGCGGCACGACCGGATGTGGGGAGCGCGGGGCTCGGTCTGGCGATTGCCCGTGGACTGGCCGAGTCGCAGGGCGGGACGCTCACGTACGCGGAACGCGACGGCGGAGGCAGCGTCTTTACGCTCTCGCTCCCGGCCGCGGAGTTGAGTGACATCGACGCGGGGCACGGCGGCGGGGCGTAA
- the kdpF gene encoding K(+)-transporting ATPase subunit F: MRPDSVLGLLVSVALLVYLLYTLLRPEKF; this comes from the coding sequence ATGAGGCCGGACTCGGTGCTCGGGCTGCTCGTGTCGGTCGCGCTCCTGGTGTACCTGCTGTACACGCTCCTGCGGCCGGAGAAGTTCTGA
- the kdpA gene encoding potassium-transporting ATPase subunit KdpA translates to MTTNGWLQIAFFSACVMLVAKPLGIYLVRVYDGSLRWLAPVERAIYRIAGIDPNEDQHWTRYAAGVLLFSAASMLLTYIALRLQALLPLNPQGMAALPPRQAFETAASFTTNTNWQSYSGESTMSYLSQMMQLAFHNFVSSAVGMGVAVALVRGISRRSAGKLGNFWVDTVRGTLYVLLPFSLVFALMLVQQGAIQNFRPYVELTTLEGAKQVLAMGPVASQEAIKQIGTNGGGFFNANSAHPFENPTPWTNFWQMLTIFLIPSAMTYMLGRMVKNQRHGWAVWSAMFVLFFGGVTTAYWAEARGNPIHAERGLDLATTATNPGGNMEGKEVRFGIANSALFATVTTDASCGAVNAMHDSFTPLGGLVPLVNMQLGEVVFGGVGAGLYGILMMVVLTVFIAGLMVGRTPEYLGKKIQAREVQMAMLYVLVFPAAILVTTAISVVSPMGLAGLNNQGPHGLSEILYAFSSTAANNGSAFAGLTGGTTYYNTMLGVTMLIGRFAMMVPMLALAGFLAEKKIAPESAGTFPVTSPLFVVLLVGVIVIVSALTFFPALALGPIVEHLLMGAGRLF, encoded by the coding sequence ATGACCACCAACGGTTGGCTGCAGATCGCCTTCTTCTCGGCGTGCGTCATGCTCGTCGCCAAGCCGCTGGGGATCTACCTCGTACGCGTGTACGACGGATCCCTGCGTTGGCTGGCGCCAGTGGAGCGCGCCATCTATCGCATCGCGGGCATCGACCCCAATGAGGACCAGCACTGGACGCGCTACGCCGCGGGGGTGCTGCTGTTCAGTGCCGCATCGATGCTGCTCACGTACATCGCACTGCGTCTGCAGGCGTTGCTCCCGCTCAACCCGCAGGGGATGGCGGCGCTGCCGCCGCGTCAGGCGTTCGAGACGGCGGCCTCGTTCACCACCAACACCAACTGGCAGTCGTACAGCGGCGAGTCGACGATGTCGTACCTGTCGCAGATGATGCAGTTGGCCTTCCACAACTTCGTCTCTTCGGCGGTCGGGATGGGCGTCGCGGTCGCGCTGGTGCGCGGCATCTCCCGACGCAGCGCCGGGAAGCTCGGCAATTTCTGGGTCGATACGGTGCGCGGGACGCTTTACGTCCTGCTCCCGTTCTCGCTGGTGTTCGCCCTCATGCTCGTGCAGCAGGGGGCGATCCAGAACTTCCGCCCGTACGTCGAACTCACGACGCTCGAGGGGGCCAAGCAGGTCCTCGCGATGGGGCCGGTGGCCAGCCAGGAGGCGATCAAGCAGATCGGCACGAACGGCGGCGGCTTCTTCAACGCCAACTCGGCGCATCCGTTCGAGAACCCGACGCCGTGGACCAACTTCTGGCAGATGCTGACGATCTTCCTGATCCCCTCGGCGATGACGTACATGCTGGGGCGGATGGTGAAGAACCAGCGCCATGGGTGGGCGGTGTGGTCGGCGATGTTCGTCCTCTTCTTCGGCGGCGTGACGACGGCGTACTGGGCCGAGGCGCGCGGCAACCCGATCCACGCCGAGCGTGGGCTCGACCTGGCGACGACGGCGACCAATCCCGGCGGCAACATGGAGGGGAAGGAGGTCCGATTCGGGATCGCCAACTCCGCCTTGTTTGCCACGGTCACCACCGACGCCTCGTGTGGTGCGGTGAACGCGATGCACGACTCGTTCACCCCGTTAGGCGGGTTGGTCCCGCTGGTGAACATGCAGCTGGGCGAGGTCGTCTTCGGCGGCGTGGGGGCGGGGCTGTACGGGATCCTGATGATGGTCGTGCTGACGGTGTTCATCGCCGGGCTGATGGTGGGGCGCACCCCCGAGTACCTGGGGAAGAAGATCCAGGCGCGCGAGGTGCAGATGGCGATGCTCTACGTCCTGGTGTTCCCGGCCGCGATCCTGGTGACCACCGCGATCTCGGTCGTGAGCCCGATGGGGCTGGCCGGGCTCAACAACCAGGGGCCGCACGGCTTGTCGGAGATCCTGTACGCCTTCTCCAGCACCGCGGCCAACAACGGGAGTGCCTTCGCCGGCCTCACGGGGGGCACGACCTACTACAACACGATGCTTGGCGTCACGATGCTGATCGGGCGATTCGCGATGATGGTGCCGATGCTCGCCCTGGCCGGCTTCCTGGCCGAGAAGAAGATCGCGCCGGAGTCGGCCGGGACGTTCCCCGTCACCTCGCCGCTCTTCGTCGTGCTGCTGGTCGGCGTGATCGTGATCGTTTCTGCCCTCACCTTCTTCCCGGCCCTGGCGTTAGGTCCGATCGTCGAGCACCTGCTGATGGGTGCCGGGAGGCTCTTCTAA
- the kdpB gene encoding potassium-transporting ATPase subunit KdpB: MSVSKRPLFDPPIVKRAVRDAFGKLHPRTMVRNPVMFVVFVGCILTSLVLVQDVVRGEGNLGFTVQLAIWLWFTVLFANFAEAMAEGRGKAQADTLRASRAQTKAKKLDDPRNRHTFYFVASNELDKDDHVVCEPGDVIPSDGEVVEGVASVDESAITGESAPVIRESGGDRSAVTGGTKVLSDYLVIRITAGPGETFLDRMISLVEGASRQKTPNEIALTILLSGLTIVFLFAVVTLQPFALYSGTSVSTPVMVALLVCLIPTTIGGLLSAIGIAGMDRMIQQNVIAMSGRAVEAAGDVNTLLLDKTGTITLGNRQAVSFHPMPGVDESYLADRAQLASLADETPEGRSIVVLAKTKYGINARTLEDEAHTRSVFVPFSASTRMSGVDTAVLELRKGAGDTVSRWVQEHGGNGSAELRPLVERIAREGGTPLVVAERLMPSAATSGAGAGPMTGTARVLGVIYLKDVVKGGMRERFERLRAMGIRTVMITGDNPLTAAAIAQEAGVDDFLAEAKPEDKMALIKREQAGGKLVAMTGDGTNDAPALAQADVGVAMSSGTQAAKEAGNMIDLDSNPTKLIEVVEIGKQLLMTRGALTTFSIANDVAKYFAIIPAMFLTAYPALASLNVMRLHSSESAILASVIFNALVIIALIPLALRGVRYRPAAASTILRNNLIVYGFGGLLVPFVGIKLIDMALVVLRLV; the protein is encoded by the coding sequence ATGTCGGTCTCGAAACGTCCCCTCTTTGACCCGCCGATCGTGAAGCGGGCCGTGCGCGATGCGTTCGGCAAGCTGCACCCCCGTACGATGGTGCGGAACCCGGTGATGTTCGTGGTGTTCGTCGGGTGCATTCTCACGTCGCTCGTGCTGGTGCAGGACGTGGTACGCGGCGAAGGCAACCTCGGCTTCACTGTGCAGCTGGCGATCTGGCTCTGGTTCACGGTGCTCTTCGCCAACTTCGCCGAGGCGATGGCTGAGGGGCGGGGCAAGGCACAGGCCGACACGCTGCGCGCCTCGCGCGCGCAGACCAAGGCCAAGAAGCTCGACGACCCGCGCAACCGGCACACGTTCTACTTCGTGGCGTCGAACGAACTGGACAAGGACGACCATGTGGTGTGCGAGCCGGGCGACGTGATTCCCAGCGATGGTGAAGTCGTCGAAGGGGTGGCCTCGGTGGATGAGTCGGCGATCACCGGCGAATCGGCCCCCGTCATTCGTGAGTCGGGGGGCGATCGGTCGGCGGTCACCGGGGGAACCAAGGTGCTCTCGGATTACCTGGTCATTCGCATCACGGCGGGCCCGGGCGAGACGTTCCTGGATCGAATGATCTCCCTGGTCGAGGGGGCTTCGCGGCAGAAGACGCCGAACGAGATCGCCCTGACGATCCTGCTCTCGGGGCTGACCATCGTCTTCCTGTTCGCGGTCGTGACGTTGCAGCCGTTCGCCCTGTATTCGGGAACGTCGGTCTCGACGCCGGTGATGGTGGCGCTGCTGGTCTGCCTCATCCCGACGACCATCGGCGGACTGCTGTCGGCGATCGGCATCGCGGGGATGGACCGGATGATCCAGCAGAACGTGATTGCCATGAGCGGGCGCGCGGTCGAGGCGGCCGGCGACGTCAACACGCTGCTGCTCGACAAGACCGGGACGATCACGTTAGGCAACCGGCAGGCGGTGTCGTTTCACCCGATGCCCGGCGTGGACGAGTCATACCTCGCCGACCGGGCGCAGCTGGCCTCGCTGGCCGACGAGACGCCCGAGGGGCGGAGCATCGTCGTGCTGGCCAAGACGAAGTACGGGATCAACGCGCGCACGCTGGAGGACGAAGCGCACACGCGTTCGGTCTTCGTCCCCTTCTCCGCCAGCACCCGCATGAGCGGCGTGGACACGGCCGTGCTGGAGCTGCGCAAAGGCGCGGGCGACACGGTGAGCCGTTGGGTGCAGGAGCACGGTGGCAATGGCTCCGCGGAGCTGCGACCACTGGTGGAGAGGATTGCTCGCGAGGGGGGAACGCCGCTCGTGGTGGCCGAACGGTTGATGCCGTCAGCTGCTACGTCGGGCGCGGGCGCGGGGCCGATGACCGGCACCGCGCGCGTCCTTGGCGTGATCTACCTCAAGGATGTCGTGAAGGGTGGGATGCGCGAACGCTTCGAGCGCTTGCGCGCCATGGGCATTCGCACGGTGATGATCACCGGCGACAACCCGCTCACCGCGGCGGCAATCGCGCAGGAGGCGGGGGTCGACGACTTCCTGGCCGAAGCGAAGCCGGAGGACAAGATGGCGCTCATCAAGCGCGAGCAGGCCGGCGGGAAGCTGGTCGCGATGACGGGCGACGGGACGAACGACGCACCGGCGCTGGCGCAGGCCGACGTGGGCGTGGCGATGAGCAGCGGGACGCAGGCGGCCAAGGAGGCGGGGAACATGATCGACCTCGACTCCAACCCGACGAAGCTCATCGAGGTGGTGGAGATCGGGAAGCAGCTGTTGATGACGCGCGGCGCACTCACGACCTTTTCCATTGCCAACGACGTCGCGAAGTACTTCGCGATCATCCCGGCGATGTTCCTGACGGCGTATCCGGCGCTGGCCTCGCTCAACGTGATGCGGCTGCACTCGAGCGAGTCGGCCATTCTCGCGAGTGTGATCTTCAACGCCCTGGTGATCATCGCGCTCATCCCGCTGGCGCTGCGCGGGGTGCGCTATCGTCCAGCCGCAGCCTCGACCATCCTGCGCAACAACTTGATCGTGTACGGTTTCGGCGGGCTCCTGGTCCCCTTCGTCGGGATCAAGCTCATCGACATGGCACTCGTCGTCCTCCGCCTGGTATAG
- the kdpC gene encoding potassium-transporting ATPase subunit KdpC, with amino-acid sequence MSMLRKQLRPAIVLTLVLCAITGVVYPGIVTGLAQLLFPRQANGSLVRVNGRVVGSALIGQPFTQEWYFHSRPSAAGSGYDGTASSGTNKGPTDTKLADTLIADAVNEAVATNGAVKGQVPTDMATRSASGLDPHISPANAMLQVARVARARAADSAAVRALVDRHIEGRQFGFFGEPRVNVLLLNIALDSAFARPVGGKQS; translated from the coding sequence ATGTCCATGCTCCGCAAGCAACTTCGCCCCGCGATCGTCCTCACCCTGGTCCTGTGCGCCATCACCGGCGTGGTGTATCCCGGGATCGTCACCGGACTCGCGCAACTGCTCTTCCCGCGCCAGGCCAACGGGTCGCTGGTGCGCGTGAACGGGCGCGTGGTGGGCAGTGCGCTCATCGGGCAGCCGTTCACGCAGGAGTGGTACTTCCACTCGCGCCCGTCAGCCGCAGGGAGCGGCTACGACGGCACGGCGTCGAGCGGGACCAACAAGGGGCCGACCGATACCAAGCTCGCTGACACGCTCATCGCGGACGCGGTGAACGAAGCGGTGGCCACGAACGGCGCAGTGAAGGGGCAGGTCCCGACCGACATGGCCACCCGCTCGGCGTCGGGGCTCGACCCGCACATTTCGCCGGCCAATGCCATGTTGCAGGTGGCTCGTGTCGCCAGGGCGCGTGCCGCAGACAGTGCCGCGGTGCGAGCGCTGGTGGACCGACACATCGAGGGGCGACAATTCGGCTTCTTTGGCGAGCCGAGGGTAAACGTGCTCCTCCTCAATATTGCGCTCGACTCGGCCTTCGCGCGCCCGGTCGGAGGAAAGCAGTCATGA
- a CDS encoding porin translates to MTRMFVPAVALAIASVSGSSAMAQATADTAVTVKFGGFVDGYYAYDFNRPRTLDRAFSTQPARHNEFNINLAHVEAVLSGARVRGRLAVQFGTSVQSNYAAEPRVGSYSGGDVSRYIQEAVVGVKLTPSLWLDGGIYLSHIGSESWISRDNLTYTRSLIADYSPYYQSGVKLTWQATPSLTAQLNVVNGWQNISETNGNKAVGGRLDWAATPKVTLSAYNLIGNETPDSVDAQLRIFQGGSVKLVANDKLTLMGTFDFGMQDLVAETGRWYGTSLIARVQATSTTALVARVERYADPKQVIIVTGGADAFKANGGSFGVDVTPAPKVLWRTELRALAGSNAVFPRRDGTAKSNAFIVSSLALTF, encoded by the coding sequence ATGACACGCATGTTCGTTCCGGCGGTCGCGCTGGCGATCGCCTCCGTCAGCGGCTCGTCGGCGATGGCACAAGCGACCGCCGACACGGCCGTGACGGTCAAGTTCGGCGGGTTCGTCGACGGTTACTACGCGTACGATTTCAACCGGCCGCGCACACTCGACCGCGCCTTCAGCACGCAGCCGGCGCGGCATAACGAGTTCAATATCAACCTCGCCCACGTCGAGGCGGTGTTGAGCGGCGCGAGAGTGCGCGGGCGACTCGCAGTGCAGTTCGGCACGTCGGTGCAGTCCAACTACGCCGCTGAGCCGCGCGTGGGTTCGTACAGTGGAGGCGACGTCTCGCGCTACATCCAGGAAGCGGTGGTCGGGGTCAAGCTGACCCCCTCGCTCTGGCTCGACGGCGGGATCTACTTGTCCCACATCGGGAGCGAATCGTGGATCTCGCGCGACAACCTCACCTACACACGCTCGCTCATCGCCGACTACTCGCCGTACTATCAATCGGGGGTGAAGCTCACCTGGCAGGCGACGCCGTCGCTCACCGCGCAGCTCAACGTGGTCAACGGGTGGCAGAACATCTCGGAGACCAACGGCAACAAGGCGGTCGGCGGACGGCTCGACTGGGCTGCCACACCCAAGGTGACGCTCTCGGCATACAATCTCATCGGCAACGAGACGCCCGACAGCGTCGACGCTCAGCTTCGCATCTTCCAGGGGGGGAGCGTGAAGCTCGTGGCCAACGACAAGCTGACGCTGATGGGGACGTTCGATTTCGGCATGCAGGACCTGGTGGCCGAGACGGGGCGCTGGTACGGCACGTCGCTCATCGCTCGCGTGCAGGCTACCTCCACGACGGCGCTGGTGGCTCGCGTCGAGCGCTACGCCGATCCGAAGCAGGTCATCATCGTGACGGGAGGGGCCGACGCCTTCAAGGCGAACGGTGGGTCGTTCGGGGTCGACGTGACGCCGGCGCCCAAGGTGCTCTGGCGCACCGAGCTTCGCGCGCTCGCCGGGAGCAACGCGGTCTTCCCCAGGCGGGATGGCACGGCGAAGAGCAACGCCTTCATCGTTTCCTCGCTGGCGCTCACCTTCTAG
- a CDS encoding universal stress protein, which translates to MARRRATPSSFPRWRSPSSARPRVTDPLTHDTTGFFEIVRRRERGKLKVYVGSAAGTGKTFRMLQEAHDLRRRGVDVVVGFVETHRRVETEAQIGDLEVVPRKSIAYRNVSLDEMDLDAIIARRPQVAIVDELAHTNVPGARHRKRWEDVLELLDEGINVISAVNVQHLESLNDVIQRTLGVTVRETVPDWVLSSADQVVNLDISAEDLRQRLREGKIYAPEKVPAALSNFFTDENLTTLRELALREVASSVDRVREEIVRREEGGPVERPTVDRILVAMSSSPTYTARLLRRASRIAGRLNTDWYCVWVQTPDERADRIDSAVQRKLVDNIQMAQTLGAEVVKLQGDDVAAAILRFARERGVTLALVGQSRRSWWHRLRNGSVVTQLIDNTEGLDVLVVSLDEPTGGERLTSADESCA; encoded by the coding sequence ATGGCACGGCGAAGAGCAACGCCTTCATCGTTTCCTCGCTGGCGCTCACCTTCTAGCGCACGGCCTCGCGTGACCGACCCGCTCACCCACGATACCACCGGCTTCTTCGAGATCGTCCGCCGCCGCGAGCGGGGGAAGCTCAAGGTGTATGTGGGGTCGGCGGCAGGGACGGGAAAGACGTTTCGCATGCTGCAGGAAGCGCACGACCTGCGGCGGCGCGGGGTGGACGTGGTGGTGGGTTTCGTGGAAACGCACCGTCGGGTGGAGACCGAAGCGCAGATCGGCGACCTGGAGGTCGTGCCGCGGAAGTCGATCGCCTACCGCAACGTCTCGCTGGACGAGATGGATCTCGACGCGATCATCGCGCGTCGCCCACAGGTGGCGATCGTCGACGAGCTGGCGCACACCAACGTCCCGGGGGCACGGCACCGCAAGCGTTGGGAAGACGTCCTCGAACTGCTCGACGAGGGGATCAACGTCATTTCCGCGGTCAACGTGCAGCACCTGGAGTCGCTCAACGACGTCATCCAGCGCACGTTAGGCGTGACGGTGCGCGAGACGGTCCCCGACTGGGTCCTCTCCTCGGCCGACCAGGTCGTCAACCTCGACATCTCGGCCGAGGACCTGCGCCAGCGCCTGCGCGAGGGGAAGATCTACGCCCCGGAGAAGGTCCCCGCCGCGCTCTCCAACTTCTTCACCGACGAGAACCTCACCACGCTGCGCGAGCTGGCGCTGCGCGAGGTGGCGAGCTCGGTGGACCGCGTGCGCGAGGAGATCGTGCGGCGCGAGGAGGGCGGTCCGGTCGAGCGCCCGACGGTCGATCGCATTCTCGTCGCGATGTCGAGCAGCCCCACGTACACCGCACGCCTGCTGCGCCGCGCCAGTCGCATCGCCGGGCGCCTCAACACCGACTGGTACTGCGTGTGGGTACAGACGCCTGACGAGCGCGCCGATCGCATCGACAGCGCCGTGCAACGCAAGCTGGTGGACAACATCCAGATGGCGCAGACGCTCGGCGCCGAAGTGGTCAAGCTGCAAGGCGACGACGTGGCCGCTGCGATCCTTCGCTTTGCCCGCGAGCGCGGCGTGACGCTGGCGCTGGTGGGGCAGAGCCGGCGCTCGTGGTGGCATCGGCTGCGCAACGGGTCGGTGGTCACGCAGCTCATCGACAACACGGAGGGACTCGACGTACTGGTCGTGTCGCTCGACGAACCCACGGGAGGCGAGCGCCTGACGAGCGCCGACGAGTCATGCGCGTAG